A section of the Microbulbifer pacificus genome encodes:
- the hfq gene encoding RNA chaperone Hfq: MSKGHSLQDPYLNVLRKERIPVSIYLVNGIKLQGQIESFDQFVVLLKNTVSQMVYKHAISTVVPSRAVRVPLMNPAGPGGEGAGPEGGSDTFG; encoded by the coding sequence ATGTCAAAAGGGCACAGCTTACAAGACCCTTACCTGAATGTTTTACGTAAAGAGCGTATCCCGGTTTCTATCTATCTGGTCAACGGCATCAAGCTGCAGGGCCAGATTGAATCTTTCGACCAATTCGTAGTGCTGTTGAAAAACACCGTAAGCCAGATGGTCTACAAACACGCGATTTCCACCGTAGTACCTTCCCGCGCTGTGCGCGTACCGCTGATGAACCCGGCGGGTCCGGGCGGTGAGGGCGCTGGTCCGGAAGGCGGCAGCGATACCTTCGGCTGA
- the hflK gene encoding FtsH protease activity modulator HflK — MAWNEPGGNNKDPWGGGNRNNDGPPDLDELLRKMQQKLNGLFGGKPSPSDEGAPSGGASFPWSLVLIVLAVVYGLWGFYQVDASQSAVVLRLGKYHETVNSGLHWNPPLIDNVTKVNMTEVRTERTTGQMLTEDASIVDVVLQVQWHIDDAESFVLRVADPLKSLQEATDSAVRHIVGSQTLNGVISQNRTQVAAETQSRLQEYLDLYQTGIRVDVVNLTDAKAPREVQDAFDDVVRAREDEVRLQNEAQAYANQVIPVARGQAQRMLEEAEAYKARVAESARGEAARFEKLLTEYQRAPEVTRERMYLDTVQDVMSNTSKVMVDVEGGNNMMYLPLDKLAESSASSANQRPQVTPQVIDEISQRVINQLRTEANNNNRRAREVR, encoded by the coding sequence ATGGCCTGGAATGAACCGGGTGGTAATAACAAGGACCCCTGGGGTGGTGGCAATCGCAATAATGACGGCCCGCCAGACCTGGACGAACTGCTGCGCAAGATGCAGCAAAAGCTGAACGGCCTGTTCGGCGGCAAACCATCTCCATCCGACGAGGGAGCCCCCTCTGGCGGCGCCAGCTTCCCGTGGTCGCTGGTGCTTATCGTACTCGCGGTGGTTTACGGCCTGTGGGGCTTTTACCAGGTGGATGCGAGTCAGTCCGCCGTAGTGCTGCGCCTCGGTAAATATCACGAGACCGTCAACTCCGGTCTGCACTGGAACCCGCCGCTGATCGACAATGTCACCAAGGTGAACATGACCGAGGTGCGTACCGAGCGCACCACCGGCCAGATGCTCACCGAGGACGCGAGTATTGTGGACGTGGTGCTGCAGGTGCAGTGGCACATCGACGACGCCGAGTCCTTTGTGCTGCGTGTAGCCGACCCGCTCAAGAGTCTGCAGGAAGCCACCGACAGCGCCGTGCGCCACATCGTCGGTTCGCAGACACTGAACGGCGTCATCTCCCAGAATCGTACCCAGGTCGCCGCGGAAACCCAGAGTCGCCTGCAGGAATACCTGGATCTGTATCAGACCGGTATCCGCGTCGACGTGGTGAACCTCACCGACGCCAAGGCGCCGCGCGAAGTTCAGGATGCATTCGATGACGTGGTGCGCGCCCGTGAGGACGAGGTGCGCCTGCAGAACGAAGCCCAGGCCTACGCCAACCAGGTGATTCCGGTTGCTCGCGGTCAAGCCCAGCGCATGCTGGAGGAAGCCGAGGCCTACAAAGCCCGCGTGGCGGAAAGTGCTCGCGGTGAAGCAGCGCGCTTCGAGAAACTGCTCACCGAATATCAGCGTGCGCCGGAAGTCACCCGCGAGCGTATGTACCTGGACACGGTGCAGGACGTGATGAGCAATACCTCCAAGGTGATGGTAGATGTCGAAGGTGGCAACAACATGATGTACCTGCCGCTCGACAAGCTGGCGGAGAGCTCTGCCAGCTCGGCGAACCAGCGCCCTCAGGTTACTCCGCAGGTGATCGATGAGATTTCCCAGCGGGTGATCAACCAGTTGCGTACGGAAGCGAACAACAATAACCGTCGCGCCCGTGAAGTGCGTTAA
- a CDS encoding adenylosuccinate synthase, with the protein MGKNVVVLGTQWGDEGKGKIVDLLTEKVALVVRFQGGHNAGHTLVINGEKTVLHLIPSGVLRPDVTCLIGNGVVLSPEALLKEMAGLEAAGVPVRKRLRLSPACPLILPVHAALDLAREKARGDKAIGTTGRGIGPAYEDKVARRGLRLGDLCNWDNFCAQLKELMEYHNFALTQYYKVDPVSYEDTLKLAETWREELVPMITDVADHLHKARENGEHILFEGAQGSLLDIDHGTYPYVTSSNTTAGGTATGSGFGPLYLDYVLGITKAYTTRVGGGPFPTELDCDVGRHLGEKGHEFGATTGRRRRTGWFDAVAVRHAIRINSISGLCLTKLDVLDGLKEVKICVGYRNAAGEEVPVPFDAAGWEGVEPVYESMPGWDETTYGVRREADLPQTARDYIARIEELVGAPIDIISTGPDRVQTIVRETSALCEMGIHSPSV; encoded by the coding sequence ATGGGCAAGAATGTAGTGGTGCTGGGCACCCAGTGGGGCGACGAAGGCAAAGGCAAGATCGTCGATCTGCTCACCGAAAAAGTCGCACTGGTAGTCCGCTTCCAGGGCGGTCACAACGCCGGCCACACCCTGGTAATCAACGGTGAAAAAACCGTACTGCACCTGATTCCCTCCGGCGTGCTGCGCCCGGACGTGACCTGCCTGATCGGCAATGGCGTGGTGCTGTCCCCGGAAGCCCTGTTGAAAGAAATGGCGGGTCTGGAAGCTGCCGGCGTGCCGGTGCGCAAACGCCTGCGTCTGTCCCCGGCGTGTCCGCTGATCCTGCCGGTACACGCCGCGCTGGACCTGGCGCGCGAAAAAGCCCGCGGCGACAAGGCCATCGGCACCACCGGCCGCGGCATCGGCCCGGCCTATGAAGACAAGGTGGCCCGTCGCGGCCTGCGCCTCGGCGACCTGTGCAACTGGGACAACTTCTGCGCCCAGCTGAAAGAGCTGATGGAGTACCACAACTTCGCCCTGACCCAGTACTACAAGGTCGATCCGGTGAGCTACGAGGACACCCTCAAGCTGGCGGAAACCTGGCGTGAAGAGCTGGTGCCGATGATTACCGATGTGGCGGATCACCTGCACAAGGCGCGTGAGAACGGCGAACACATCCTGTTCGAAGGCGCCCAGGGCTCGCTGCTGGACATCGACCACGGCACCTATCCCTATGTGACTTCCTCCAACACCACCGCTGGTGGTACCGCCACCGGTTCCGGTTTCGGCCCGCTGTACCTGGACTATGTACTGGGTATCACCAAGGCCTACACCACCCGCGTGGGCGGCGGCCCATTCCCCACCGAGCTGGATTGCGATGTAGGTCGTCACCTAGGTGAAAAAGGCCACGAGTTCGGCGCCACCACCGGTCGTCGTCGTCGCACCGGTTGGTTTGATGCGGTAGCGGTGCGCCATGCGATCCGTATCAACAGCATCTCCGGCCTGTGCCTGACCAAGCTGGATGTACTGGACGGCCTGAAAGAAGTGAAAATCTGTGTGGGCTACCGCAACGCTGCCGGTGAAGAAGTACCGGTACCGTTCGATGCGGCTGGCTGGGAAGGTGTAGAGCCTGTGTACGAGAGCATGCCGGGCTGGGACGAAACCACCTACGGTGTGCGCCGTGAGGCGGACCTGCCGCAGACAGCGCGCGATTACATCGCCCGTATCGAAGAGCTGGTGGGCGCGCCCATCGACATCATTTCCACCGGTCCGGACCGCGTACAGACCATCGTGCGCGAAACCTCCGCCCTGTGTGAAATGGGTATCCACAGCCCCAGCGTCTGA
- the hflX gene encoding ribosome rescue GTPase HflX has translation MFFDRPESGELAVLVHLELSAIDSPDDPREFEELALSAGADPVAFIFGTRAKPDPKTFVGKGKLEEINETVKKHGAELVLFDHTLSPSQERNIERELKCRVLDRTGLILDIFAQRARTHEGKLQVELAQLRHMSTRLVRGWTHLERQKGGIGLRGPGETQLETDRRLLRARIDAIEKRLDKVRRQREQGRRARSRADVATVSLVGYTNAGKSTLFNRVSDADVYVRDQLFATLDPTMRRVDLPNVGAMIMADTVGFISHLPHRLVEAFRATLEEAASSSLLLHVVDAAAENRLHLIEEVQLVLEEIGAAELPHLMVYNKIDLLADMEPRIDRDDQGVPRAVWLSAVTGAGCDLLVEAIAERLGNQMVNGALVIPPQHARLRAQLFASNVVQRESYRDNGDAELHVIMPRAELQRLLAPFREVGNPPQWLPENPEAEPKPEDWETS, from the coding sequence TTGTTTTTTGATCGCCCGGAATCCGGTGAACTTGCGGTGCTGGTACACCTGGAACTTTCCGCCATCGACAGCCCCGATGACCCCCGTGAATTTGAAGAGTTGGCACTGTCGGCCGGTGCCGATCCGGTGGCATTCATCTTCGGCACCCGCGCCAAGCCAGACCCCAAAACCTTCGTCGGTAAAGGTAAGCTGGAAGAAATCAACGAGACCGTGAAAAAACACGGTGCAGAGCTGGTGCTTTTCGATCACACCTTGTCGCCGAGCCAGGAGCGCAATATCGAGCGCGAGCTCAAGTGCCGGGTGCTCGACCGCACTGGATTGATTCTCGATATCTTCGCCCAGCGCGCCCGTACCCACGAGGGCAAGTTGCAGGTTGAGCTGGCGCAGCTGCGCCATATGTCCACCCGCCTGGTGCGGGGCTGGACCCACCTGGAGCGCCAGAAGGGTGGTATCGGCCTGCGCGGTCCCGGTGAAACCCAGCTGGAAACCGACCGTCGCCTGTTGCGCGCGCGCATTGACGCCATCGAAAAACGCCTGGACAAGGTGCGCCGTCAGCGCGAGCAGGGGCGTCGTGCGCGCTCCCGCGCGGATGTCGCCACCGTATCCCTGGTGGGCTATACCAACGCCGGTAAATCCACCCTGTTCAACCGCGTCAGCGACGCCGACGTCTATGTGCGCGACCAGCTGTTTGCGACCCTGGACCCCACCATGCGCCGGGTGGACCTGCCGAATGTGGGGGCGATGATCATGGCCGACACGGTGGGGTTCATCTCTCACCTGCCGCACCGCCTGGTCGAGGCGTTCCGCGCCACCCTGGAAGAGGCCGCGAGCTCTTCGCTGCTGCTGCACGTGGTGGATGCCGCGGCGGAAAACCGCCTGCACCTGATCGAAGAGGTGCAGCTGGTGCTTGAGGAAATCGGCGCGGCGGAACTGCCGCACCTGATGGTGTACAACAAAATTGATCTGCTGGCGGATATGGAGCCGCGTATCGATCGCGACGACCAGGGTGTGCCGCGGGCGGTATGGCTGTCGGCAGTCACCGGCGCCGGCTGCGATCTGCTGGTGGAAGCCATCGCCGAGCGTCTCGGCAACCAGATGGTGAATGGCGCACTGGTGATTCCGCCACAACACGCGCGCCTGCGTGCGCAACTGTTTGCCAGTAATGTGGTACAGCGGGAGAGCTACCGCGACAATGGCGATGCCGAATTACACGTGATCATGCCGCGTGCGGAATTGCAGCGGCTGCTCGCACCCTTCCGTGAAGTGGGCAATCCGCCGCAGTGGCTGCCGGAAAACCCGGAGGCCGAGCCAAAACCGGAAGACTGGGAAACCAGTTGA
- the hflC gene encoding protease modulator HflC: MNNNKSLFVIALILIALLVLSSCAFVVKETEKAVLLRFGELVRTDYKPGLYFKMPLVHELRKFDARIQTVDSQPVRMLNSENKFMMVDSYAKFRIVDVSRFYVATRGDERNAVRLLAEQINNRLRNQFGVRDLHEVVSGQRDQLMADITKNLNESAQKDLGVEIVDVRVKRIDLPPEVSESVFQRMRAGRELQARDHRAKGQEASERIRANADRQKVVIEAEAYRQAEELRGAGDAEAARVYADAYSKNPEFYRFSRSLTAYRDSFKDKSDILLMAPDSQFFRYLKDPEGK, encoded by the coding sequence ATGAACAACAACAAATCACTATTTGTCATCGCCCTGATCCTGATCGCCCTGTTGGTCCTGTCCAGCTGTGCGTTTGTGGTTAAGGAAACCGAAAAGGCGGTGCTGCTGCGCTTTGGTGAGCTGGTGCGCACCGACTACAAACCCGGCCTGTATTTCAAGATGCCGCTGGTACATGAGCTGCGCAAGTTCGATGCGCGTATCCAGACGGTAGACTCGCAGCCGGTGCGGATGCTGAACAGCGAAAACAAGTTCATGATGGTGGACTCCTACGCCAAGTTCCGCATCGTTGATGTTAGCCGTTTTTACGTGGCCACCCGCGGTGACGAGCGCAATGCGGTGCGACTGCTGGCCGAGCAGATCAACAACCGCCTGCGTAACCAGTTCGGTGTGCGCGACCTGCACGAAGTGGTAAGCGGTCAGCGCGACCAGCTGATGGCGGATATCACCAAGAACCTGAACGAATCTGCACAGAAGGATCTCGGGGTGGAAATTGTTGATGTGCGGGTCAAGCGTATCGACCTTCCGCCGGAAGTGTCTGAGTCCGTGTTTCAGCGGATGCGCGCCGGGCGTGAGCTGCAGGCGCGCGATCACCGCGCCAAAGGCCAGGAGGCCAGCGAGCGCATCCGTGCAAATGCCGACCGCCAGAAAGTGGTGATCGAGGCCGAGGCCTATCGCCAGGCGGAAGAGCTGCGCGGTGCGGGGGATGCTGAAGCGGCCAGGGTCTATGCCGATGCCTACAGCAAGAACCCCGAGTTCTACCGCTTTTCCCGCAGCCTCACTGCTTACCGCGACTCCTTCAAGGACAAGAGCGATATATTGCTGATGGCGCCGGACAGCCAGTTTTTCCGCTACCTGAAGGACCCGGAAGGTAAATAA
- the trhA gene encoding PAQR family membrane homeostasis protein TrhA, whose protein sequence is MSSSLSASVSKRYSFAEEIANSVTHGIGALLAIAGLGVLCGFAALRGDVWHIVSSSIYAATLILCFLSSTLYHSITHEGAKQVLRTLDHSAIFLLIAGTYTPFTLVTLRGPWGWSLFGVIWGLALLGLIIQFTPLKKVRALSITLSALMGWVVIAAIKPLMDNLAPGGLWLLVLGGLCYTGGIAFYLWRGLRFHHAIWHLFVLAGGVLHFFAVLFYVIPPAA, encoded by the coding sequence ATGTCCAGCAGCCTGTCCGCCAGCGTGAGCAAGCGCTACAGCTTCGCCGAGGAAATTGCCAACAGCGTTACCCACGGTATCGGGGCACTGCTGGCCATTGCTGGGCTGGGGGTACTGTGCGGCTTTGCGGCCCTGCGCGGTGATGTCTGGCATATTGTCAGCAGCAGTATTTACGCGGCCACCCTGATCCTGTGTTTCTTGTCGTCTACCCTGTACCACAGCATCACCCATGAGGGCGCCAAGCAGGTGCTGCGCACCCTGGACCACTCGGCCATTTTTCTGTTGATCGCCGGTACCTACACACCGTTTACCCTGGTGACCCTGCGCGGGCCCTGGGGCTGGTCGCTGTTCGGGGTGATCTGGGGGTTGGCGTTACTGGGATTGATCATCCAGTTCACGCCGCTGAAAAAGGTTCGCGCCCTGTCCATAACCCTGAGTGCGCTGATGGGCTGGGTTGTGATCGCGGCGATCAAGCCGCTGATGGACAACCTCGCGCCCGGTGGCCTGTGGCTGCTGGTGCTTGGCGGTCTCTGCTACACCGGCGGTATTGCTTTTTACCTGTGGCGCGGCTTGCGTTTCCATCACGCCATCTGGCACCTGTTCGTACTGGCGGGCGGTGTGCTGCATTTCTTTGCCGTGTTGTTTTATGTGATCCCACCGGCGGCGTAA
- the miaA gene encoding tRNA (adenosine(37)-N6)-dimethylallyltransferase MiaA produces MSLGDIRPRAIFLMGPTASGKTDLAMAISDHLPVELISVDSALVYRGLDIGSAKPSPQELARYPHRLIDICDPAESYSAGRFRVDALTAMEEITAAGKIPLLVGGTMLYFKALLQGMAEMPEADPAFRAQIEARAEKEGWPALHRELEMVDPQIAAQLHPNHSVRIERALEVYHLTGKTMTQLRAEQELESPLAHYRVQQLAILPRDRSILHQRIALRFEHMLENGFIDEVKALRARGDLHKDLPAIRAVGYRQVWEYLDGDTDYPHMLEAGIAATRQLAKRQLTWLRGWPNVHYIYAQDAGGKVRKLDEMLTEALKFLG; encoded by the coding sequence ATGAGTCTGGGTGACATTCGCCCCCGCGCGATCTTTTTGATGGGGCCCACCGCCTCCGGCAAAACCGATCTGGCCATGGCCATCAGCGACCACCTGCCGGTGGAGCTGATCAGCGTGGATTCCGCGCTGGTGTACCGCGGGCTGGATATCGGTTCCGCCAAACCGAGCCCGCAGGAGCTTGCGCGCTATCCCCATCGCCTGATCGATATCTGCGATCCCGCCGAGAGCTATTCCGCCGGGCGTTTCCGCGTGGACGCGCTCACGGCAATGGAAGAAATCACCGCGGCGGGGAAAATTCCCCTGCTGGTGGGGGGAACCATGCTCTACTTCAAGGCTCTATTGCAGGGCATGGCTGAGATGCCCGAGGCCGACCCGGCATTTCGTGCGCAGATTGAAGCGCGCGCAGAAAAAGAGGGTTGGCCTGCACTGCACCGCGAGCTGGAAATGGTCGATCCGCAAATAGCCGCACAATTGCATCCGAACCACTCGGTGCGAATCGAGCGCGCGCTGGAGGTGTACCACCTCACGGGCAAGACCATGACGCAGCTGCGCGCGGAGCAGGAACTTGAGTCGCCGCTCGCGCACTACCGGGTGCAGCAGCTGGCGATCCTGCCGCGCGACCGCTCGATACTGCACCAGCGCATCGCCCTGCGCTTCGAGCACATGCTGGAAAACGGTTTTATCGACGAGGTGAAAGCGCTGCGCGCGCGCGGTGACCTGCACAAGGACCTGCCGGCGATCCGCGCCGTCGGCTACCGCCAGGTGTGGGAATACCTGGACGGTGACACGGATTACCCGCACATGCTGGAGGCTGGTATCGCCGCCACCCGCCAACTGGCCAAGCGCCAGCTCACCTGGTTGCGGGGCTGGCCGAATGTGCATTACATCTATGCTCAGGACGCTGGCGGCAAAGTGCGCAAATTAGATGAAATGTTGACTGAGGCCTTGAAATTTCTCGGTTGA
- a CDS encoding ATP phosphoribosyltransferase regulatory subunit, with amino-acid sequence MTQAERWMLPDGIAEILPADAKRVETLRRNLLDLYHRWGYEMIIPPMVEFTDSLLIGMGRDVDLRTFRVTDQLSGRSLGIRADITPQAARIDSHSFPRSGANRLCYAGQVLYTRPRAPMGPRAPIQIGAELYGVESLQGDIEVISLMLETLSTAGIREIHLDLGHVAIFRSLAEAAALDSEQQAALTALLQSKAVADIERWVEENVADAQAASWLRGLPRLAGGSECLARARELFASGPQALVSALEELQLVADAVARRYPQVTLFFDLGEMRGYDYETGLVFAAYSPGHGQALANGGRYNGIGAVFGRDRAATGFSTDLAAINALGQNGAPEAGAILAPASDCAELWRTVGALRASGEVVISAMPGEGSDDTETPARCDRELVQEGGTWVVKPRS; translated from the coding sequence ATGACCCAAGCTGAACGCTGGATGCTACCGGATGGCATCGCCGAGATTTTGCCCGCAGACGCCAAGCGGGTGGAAACCCTGCGCAGAAACCTGTTGGACCTCTACCACCGCTGGGGCTACGAGATGATCATTCCGCCGATGGTGGAATTCACCGACTCCCTGCTGATTGGCATGGGGCGTGACGTCGATCTCAGAACCTTTCGCGTGACCGATCAGCTCTCCGGGCGCAGCCTTGGAATCCGTGCGGACATCACGCCGCAGGCGGCGCGCATCGACTCCCACAGTTTTCCCCGCAGCGGCGCCAACCGTCTCTGCTATGCGGGCCAGGTGCTCTATACTCGCCCGCGCGCGCCCATGGGCCCGCGCGCTCCGATCCAAATCGGTGCCGAACTCTACGGTGTGGAGAGCCTGCAGGGCGATATCGAAGTCATCAGCCTGATGCTCGAAACCCTCAGTACCGCCGGCATCCGCGAGATCCATCTCGACCTTGGGCATGTGGCCATCTTCCGCAGCCTGGCCGAGGCCGCGGCACTCGACAGCGAGCAACAGGCGGCACTTACCGCGCTGCTGCAAAGCAAGGCGGTGGCGGACATCGAGCGCTGGGTGGAAGAAAATGTGGCCGACGCGCAGGCGGCGAGCTGGCTGCGTGGCCTGCCGCGTCTCGCCGGTGGCAGTGAGTGCCTGGCGCGCGCGCGCGAACTGTTTGCCAGTGGACCTCAGGCGCTGGTGAGTGCGCTGGAAGAATTGCAGCTGGTGGCCGACGCCGTGGCGCGCCGCTATCCCCAGGTGACCCTGTTTTTTGATCTGGGTGAAATGCGCGGCTACGACTACGAGACCGGACTGGTCTTTGCCGCTTATTCACCGGGCCATGGCCAGGCTCTGGCTAACGGCGGCCGCTACAACGGTATCGGCGCTGTATTCGGGCGCGACCGCGCAGCCACCGGATTCAGTACCGATCTGGCCGCCATCAACGCCCTGGGGCAGAACGGTGCCCCGGAAGCGGGCGCGATCCTGGCACCCGCGAGCGATTGCGCCGAGTTGTGGCGGACCGTCGGCGCACTGCGTGCCAGCGGTGAGGTGGTGATCAGCGCGATGCCCGGAGAGGGCAGCGACGATACCGAGACCCCGGCCCGCTGCGACCGCGAACTGGTACAGGAAGGCGGCACCTGGGTGGTGAAGCCGCGCTCCTGA